In Archocentrus centrarchus isolate MPI-CPG fArcCen1 chromosome 22, fArcCen1, whole genome shotgun sequence, one DNA window encodes the following:
- the mocs1 gene encoding molybdenum cofactor biosynthesis protein 1 isoform X2, with translation MAAPVSMCCRVFDRNGPLTRVGKLFARHVNWSIARRCSGATHEENELELSDSTVAAPNFKTRATEKRLRDDHILPFSAFLTDSFGRRHNYLRISLTEKCNFRCQYCMPEEGVKLTPRGQLLSTSEVLTLARLFVQEGVDKIRLTGGEPLIRPDVLDIITELRKLEGLKTIAMTTNGMNLARFLPKLKEAGLDLINISLDSLVPAKFEFIVRRKGFHKVMEGIEKAVELGYSPVKINCVVMRGLNEDELLDFVVLTEKKPLEVRFIEYMPFDGNKWNFKKMVSYQEMLDCVRQRWPNLEMLQAGHTDTAKSFKVPGFKGQLGFITSMSDHFCGSCNRLRITADGNLKVCLFGNSEVSLRDVLRSGSSDEELLQIIGAAVGRKKKQHAGMFSISQMKNRPMILIGG, from the exons ATGGCTGCTCCTGTTAGCATGTGCTGCCGTGTGTTTGACAGAAACGGTCCTCTGACGCGTGTAGGGAAACTGTTCGCGCGGCATGTGAACTGGAGCATCGCGCGGAGGTGTTCCGGGGCTACGCACGAGGAAAATGAACTTGAACTCTCAGACTCGACTGTGGCTGCTCCCAACTTCAAAACCAGAGCAACAGAG AAGAGGCTGAGAGATGACCATATACTCCCCTTTTCAGCGTTCCTGACCGACAGCTTTGGCCGCAGGCACAACTACCTGCGCATCTCCCTCACTGAGAAATGCAACTTCCGCT GTCAGTACTGCATGCCGGAGGAGGGGGTGAAGCTCACACCGCGGggccagctgctgtccacctcGGAGGTGCTGACCCTGGCTCGCCTCTTTGTCCAAGAGGGGGTGGACAAAATCCGCCTCACTGGAGGGGAGCCGCTCATCAGACCTGATGTGCTGGATATTATCA CTGAGCTGAGGAAGTTGGAGGGCCTGAAGACTATCGCCATGACAACCAACGGCATGAACTTGGCTCGCTTTTTGCCTAAGCTTAAAGAGGCCGGCTTGGACTTAATCAACATCAGCCTGGATTCACTGGTTCCTGCCAAATTTGAGTTTATTGTCAGGCGGAAAG GTTTTCATAAAGTAATGGAGGGCATTGAAAAGGCCGTTGAACTGGGCTACAGTCCTGTCAAG ATCAACTGCGTGGTCATGCGAGGCCTCAATGAGGACGAGCTGCTGGATTTCGTGGTGCTGACAGAGAAGAAGCCTCTGGAGGTGCGCTTCATAGAATACATGCCCTTCGATG GCAACAAGTGGAACTTTAAGAAGATGGTGAGCTACCAGGAGATGCTGGACTGTGTCAGGCAGCGGTGGCCCAACCTGGAGATGCTTCAAGctggacacacagacacagccaAG TCATTTAAAGTTCCAGGCTTCAAAGGTCAGCTGGGCTTCATCACCTCCATGTCTGACCATTTCTGTGGCTCCTGCAACCGTTtacgcatcactgcagacggcAACCTCAAG GTGTGCTTGTTTGGTAACTCAGAGGTCTCCCTCAGAGATGTCTTACGCTCGGGttcatctgatgaagagctGCTGCAAATTATTGGAGCCGCTGTGGGCCGGAAGAAGAAACAGCATGCAG gCATGTTCAGTATCTCTCAGATGAAGAACAGGCCCATGATCCTCATTGGTGGGTGA
- the LOC115773015 gene encoding interferon-inducible GTPase 5-like, which yields LWDLPGIGTTTFPADKYLEHVGFEKFDFFIIISDTRFRENDVKLAREIQRMKKTFYFVRSKIDNDIRSEQKKREFSAEDTLTTIRNSCTEGLQNEDIESPQVFLVSAFEPHLYDFSNLGETLEKQLPAHKRHTLLLAMPVINLEIVNKKKEVFQGIIKYHAALSVLLSSSVVLDKLITEYQAGFGLDCESLQKLADRTGMTLTDLKAVIKSPLTDNERVKALFTDILSLSARAASGAVDGEELNFFSALGILGTTALSCWSTYNSINRLLDMFADDAHRVFTKMLDHVTAMP from the exons TTATGGGATCTGCCTGGAATTGGCACCACCACGTTTCCAGCTGACAAGTATCTAGAGCATGTTGGGTTTGAAAAGTTTgacttcttcatcatcatctcagACACTCGCTTCAGGGAAAACGATGTTAAACTTGCTCGGGAGATTCAGAGAATGAAGAAAACGTTCTACTTTGTTCGCTCAAAGATTGACAACGATATACGTTCTgagcaaaaaaagagagaattcaGTGCAGAGGACACTCTAACCACAATCAGAAACAGCTGCACTGAAG GGCTTCAAAATGAAGATATAGAGTCTCCCCAAGTTTTCCTGGTCTCTGCCTTTGAGCCCCACCTGTATGATTTCAGTAATTTAGGGGAGACTCTTGAAAAGCAACTTCCTGCACACAAGAGACACACTCTGCTGTTGGCCATGCCCGTCATCAACCTGGAGATCGTCAACAAGAAGAAGGAGGTTTTTCAGGGCATTATAAAATATCATGCTGCTCTGTCTGTTCTTTTGTCATCTTCTGTTGTTTTGGACAAGCTCATCACAGAGTACCAAGCTGGGTTTGGTCTTGACTGTGAGTCACTGCAGAAACTTGCAGATAGGACAGGAATGACTTTGACTGATCTAAAAGCTGTCATAAAATCTCCCCTCACTGATAACGAAAGAGTCAAAGCTCTTTTTACGGATATTTTATCATTATCAGCACGTGCAGCTTCTGGAGCTGTAGACGGTGAAGAGTTGAATTTCTTTTCAGCCTTAGGGATTTTAGGAACAACAGCACTGTCCTGCTGGTCAACCTACAATAGTATAAACCGTTTGTTGGATATGTTTGCTGATGATGCACACAGGGTTTTCACAAAGATGTTAGATCATGTGACAGCTATGCCTTGA
- the mocs1 gene encoding molybdenum cofactor biosynthesis protein 1 isoform X1, with protein sequence MAAPVSMCCRVFDRNGPLTRVGKLFARHVNWSIARRCSGATHEENELELSDSTVAAPNFKTRATEKRLRDDHILPFSAFLTDSFGRRHNYLRISLTEKCNFRCQYCMPEEGVKLTPRGQLLSTSEVLTLARLFVQEGVDKIRLTGGEPLIRPDVLDIITELRKLEGLKTIAMTTNGMNLARFLPKLKEAGLDLINISLDSLVPAKFEFIVRRKGFHKVMEGIEKAVELGYSPVKINCVVMRGLNEDELLDFVVLTEKKPLEVRFIEYMPFDGNKWNFKKMVSYQEMLDCVRQRWPNLEMLQAGHTDTAKSFKVPGFKGQLGFITSMSDHFCGSCNRLRITADGNLKVCLFGNSEVSLRDVLRSGSSDEELLQIIGAAVGRKKKQHAGMFSISQMKNRPMILIGTTSQIFLPKLPDRQRAFPVTSQLSPTTAHHMCHSGSRRVLNRGDCLCLSDSTNLLQAASVCCSGTLMSGGNHVKTHINTEKPNHYKVAPLCSSEIGNDCISCHTKTESFTTRTNVTSYVNEVGLRNAQAWGPNVLKSHGSRTPGAPAFCTLLINAKRNQKRHPVRFCHSQSSSEETSFKQSVSDQTADLKAQLTHTDAQGRATMVDVGGKPPTCRTASACATVILGPTAFRLLQDNQLAKGDALTVAQLAGIMASKQTSTLIPLCHPLPLDHTSVTFNLDELHNTVIITTTCRTTGRTGVEMEALTAASVAALTVYDMCKAVSHDIIITDIKLVSKMGGKKDFHRYSEQEK encoded by the exons ATGGCTGCTCCTGTTAGCATGTGCTGCCGTGTGTTTGACAGAAACGGTCCTCTGACGCGTGTAGGGAAACTGTTCGCGCGGCATGTGAACTGGAGCATCGCGCGGAGGTGTTCCGGGGCTACGCACGAGGAAAATGAACTTGAACTCTCAGACTCGACTGTGGCTGCTCCCAACTTCAAAACCAGAGCAACAGAG AAGAGGCTGAGAGATGACCATATACTCCCCTTTTCAGCGTTCCTGACCGACAGCTTTGGCCGCAGGCACAACTACCTGCGCATCTCCCTCACTGAGAAATGCAACTTCCGCT GTCAGTACTGCATGCCGGAGGAGGGGGTGAAGCTCACACCGCGGggccagctgctgtccacctcGGAGGTGCTGACCCTGGCTCGCCTCTTTGTCCAAGAGGGGGTGGACAAAATCCGCCTCACTGGAGGGGAGCCGCTCATCAGACCTGATGTGCTGGATATTATCA CTGAGCTGAGGAAGTTGGAGGGCCTGAAGACTATCGCCATGACAACCAACGGCATGAACTTGGCTCGCTTTTTGCCTAAGCTTAAAGAGGCCGGCTTGGACTTAATCAACATCAGCCTGGATTCACTGGTTCCTGCCAAATTTGAGTTTATTGTCAGGCGGAAAG GTTTTCATAAAGTAATGGAGGGCATTGAAAAGGCCGTTGAACTGGGCTACAGTCCTGTCAAG ATCAACTGCGTGGTCATGCGAGGCCTCAATGAGGACGAGCTGCTGGATTTCGTGGTGCTGACAGAGAAGAAGCCTCTGGAGGTGCGCTTCATAGAATACATGCCCTTCGATG GCAACAAGTGGAACTTTAAGAAGATGGTGAGCTACCAGGAGATGCTGGACTGTGTCAGGCAGCGGTGGCCCAACCTGGAGATGCTTCAAGctggacacacagacacagccaAG TCATTTAAAGTTCCAGGCTTCAAAGGTCAGCTGGGCTTCATCACCTCCATGTCTGACCATTTCTGTGGCTCCTGCAACCGTTtacgcatcactgcagacggcAACCTCAAG GTGTGCTTGTTTGGTAACTCAGAGGTCTCCCTCAGAGATGTCTTACGCTCGGGttcatctgatgaagagctGCTGCAAATTATTGGAGCCGCTGTGGGCCGGAAGAAGAAACAGCATGCAG gCATGTTCAGTATCTCTCAGATGAAGAACAGGCCCATGATCCTCATTG GTACCACATCTCAAATATTCCTGCCAAAGCTACCAGATAGGCAGAGAGCTTTCCCTGTGACTTCCCAGCTCTCTCCAACAACAGCTCATCACATGTGCCATTCAGGCAGCAGGAGAGTCCTGAATAGAGGGGATTGTTTGTGCCTTTCAGACTCCACTAACTTATTGCAGGCAGCTAGTGTTTGCTGCTCTGGAACCTTAATGAGTGGGGGTAACCATGTTAAGACACATATCAACACAGAAAAACCCAACCACTATAAAGTAGCACCCCTTTGCTCTTCAGAGATTGGTAATGATTGCATTAGTTGTCACACTAAGACTGAAAGTTTCACAACACGCACAAATGTCACAAGCTACGTTAATGAAGTTGGTCTCAGGAACGCACAAGCCTGGGGTCCTAATGTTCTGAAGAGCCACGGATCCAGGACCCCAGGAGCACCTGCTTTTTGCACACTGCTAATAAATGCCAAAAGGAATCAGAAACGCCACCCTGTTAGATTTTGCCACAGTCAAAGTTCCAGCGAGGAAACCAGTTTCAAACAGTCTGTGAGTGACCAGACAGCAGATCTCAAAGCTCAGCTGACACATACGGATGCCCAGGGCCGTGCCACCATGGTGGATGTTGGGGGGAAACCTCCCACATGCCGAACAGCCTCAGCCTGCGCCACCGTCATCTTAGGCCCCACCGCCTTCCGCCTGCTTCAGGATAACCAGCTAGCCAAGGGCGATGCCTTGACTGTGGCGCAGTTGGCTGGAATCATGGCTTCAAAACAGACCTCCACCCTCATCCCCCTGTGTCACCCGTTGCCCTTAGACCACACCTCTGTCACCTTTAACCTCGATGAGCTGCACAACACTGTCATCATCACAACAACATGTCGCACTACAGGCAGGACAGGAGTGGAGATGGAGGCTCTGACCGCCGCTTCTGTCGCAGCGCTCACCGTCTATGACATGTGCAAGGCGGTCAgccatgacatcatcatcacagacaTAAAACTGGTCAGTAAGATGGGTGGGAAAAAGGACTTCCATCGTTATTCCGAACAGGAAAAATGA